The genomic DNA GACCTCGGCATCTTCCCCTTCCCCTCGGCGGCCTCCGGCGCCAAGCCCGCGGTCTACAACGGCGGCTGGTCCATGTTCGTCAACGCCAAGGGCAAGAACGTCGACCTGGCCAAGGAGTACGTGAAGTGGCTCTGGATCGACCAGAAGAAGTACCAGGAGGACTGGGCGCTCAGCTACGGCTTCCACATACCGCCGCGCACCTCGACCGCCGAGTCGGCCACCAAGCTCAAGTCGGGCCTGCCCGCTGAGGGCGTCAAGCTCTTCACCGACTACGGGCGCTTCGACAACGTCTCCTGGACCCAGGCCATGATCAGCGCGCTCGAGGGCGTGATCGCCGACGCCGTCCGCAAGGGCAAGGACCCCGAGGCCGCGCTCGACACGGCGGACAAGAAGGTCAACCGCGAGCTCAAGAATCTCTTCGGATAGGCCGGCGGACAGGTAACGACAGGCGGACAGGCAACGACATGTCGACCACCACGACGCGTGACGTCGCGCGCCCCGCCCCGGCCAAGGCGTCCAAGGCCGGGCCGCGGCGGGGTCTGCGGGGCACCACGCTCAACTTCTGGCTCTTCACCGGACCGTTCCTCCTCGGCCTGGTGATCTTCGTCTACGTCCCCATCGGCTGGAGCGTCTGGCTCAGCTTCTTCGAGGCGCGCTACACCGTCACGCCCAGCAAGTTCATCGGCCTCGACAACTACCGGCAGATGCTGACGAACGGCGCCTTCGTCGACGCACTGGTCACGTTCACCGTCTTCGCCGCGATCATCGTGCCCGTCACCTGGGCGCTGTCGCTCGGCCTCGCGCTGATGGTGCACCGGCTGCGCTTCATGAAGGCGTTCTTCCGGTCGGTGTTCTTCCTGCCCACCGCGTGCAGCTTCGTCGCCGCCTCGCTGATCTGGAAGATGTCCATCTTCAGCGGGGTGCGCTTCGGCCTGGCGAACACCGTCCTCGGCTGGTTCGGCGTCGAGAACATCGCCTGGCTGGCCGACCCCGACCCGCCCTGGTACTGGCTGGTCATCGTCACGGTACGCCTGTGGCTCCAGGCCGGTTTCTACATGATCCTGTTCCTGGCGGCCCTGCAGAACATCCCGCCGGAGCTGTACGAGGCCGCCGCCATCGACGGCGCCGAGCCGGGCTGGCAGACCTTCCGGCACATCACGCTGCCCCAGCTGAGGGCCACGTCAACTGCCGTGATCCTGCTGCTCCTTGTGGCCGCCTACCAGGCCTTCGACGAGTTCTTCAACCTGCTGTCGAAGACCACATGGGGCCGGCCACCGCTGGTCGAGCTCTACTACACGGCCCTGGGCGAAAACCAGGACTACGGCGCGGGCAGCGCGGGCGCGGTCGTCCTGACCCTGCTCATCTGCGTCGTGACGCTGCTCCAGGGCAGGCTCATGGGTTTCGGACGGGGGGACGAGTCCAAGTGACGACCGTCATCGAGAGCGACAAGGCCGGCGCCGTGCCCCCGAAGAAGCGCGGGCGCGAGGGACGGGGCGTCCTCGGCTCCACCGGCCTCTACCTCGCCACCGGCCTCTGCGCCCTGCTCTTCCTGGTCCCCTTCTACCTGATCATCCGCAACGCCCTGTCCACGGACGCCGAAATCACCGGCGAGGAATGGCAGTTCTTCCCCACGCACATCCGGTGGGGCAACATCACCGAGCTGTTCGACGACCCGACCGTGCCCTTCGCCCGTTCCCTGTGGAACTCCGCGGTGGTCGGTGTCCTCCACACGGCCGGCACCCTGCTGGTCTGCTCCCTCGCGGGCTACGGCCTCGCCAGGATCCCGTACAAGCACGCCGACAAGATCTTCTACGCGGTCCTGGTGACCCTGATGGTCCCGGCCGCCGTCACCTTCGTACCGAGCTTCGTGCTGGTCTCGTCGCTCGGCTGGGTGGACAGCTACCGCGGTCTCATCATCCCGGGTCTGTTCAGTGGTTTCACCTGCTTCCTGTTCCGGCAGTACTTCCTGGGGTTCCCCAAGGAGCTGGAGGAAGCGGCGCGCATGGACGGGCTCGGCTACTGGGGCGCGTACTGGCGCATCGTCGTGCCCAACTCGCTGAACTTCTTCGCGGCCATGGCCACCATCACCTTCATCAGCGGCTGGAACGCCTTTCTGTGGCCGCTGGTCATCGGCCAGGGCGAGGACTCGTGGACCGTGCAGGTCGCCCTCTCCTCGTACATGACCAACCAGACCGTCAACTTCCATCTGATCTTCATGGCCACCGCCATCTCGATCCTGCCCCTGGTACTCGTGTTCCTCTTCCTCCAGCGCTGGCTGGTGCAGGGGGTCGCGCAGACCGGCATCAAGGGCTGACACCGCCTTCTCAAGACCTGGAGACCGATGTCCTTCCGCACCACCGCTTCGCCCACGTCCACCGAGTACGTCGAGGACGTCTCGCCGGGAAGCGGGGCGCTGCCCCCGAGGGCCTGGTACGCATCCTCGGACGCCGTGTCCCTGTCACTGAACGGCAGCTGGGCCTTCCGGCTGTCGCCGACCGCCGACGCCCAGGACGACTCCTTCGCCGCGGAGGGGTACGCCATCGAGGAGGAGGGGGAGGGGTACGACGCCGGGGACTGGACCGAGATCGAGGTCCCCGGCCACTGGGGGCTGCAAGGCCACGGCGCGCCGATCTACACCAACCACCTCTACCCGTTCCCGGTCGACCCGCCGCGCGTGCCGACCGAGAACCCGACCGGTGACCATCTGCGGGTCTTCGATCTGCCGGCCGACTGGCCCGCACTGTCGGACGGCGGCTGCGTGCTGCGCTTCGACGGCGTCGAGTCCTGCGCCCGGGTGTGGCTGAACGGGACGGACATCGGGGAGTTCAAGGGCTCGCGGCTGCCGCACGAGTTCGCGGTCGGACACCTGCTGAAGCCGCGCGGCAACGTGCTGGCCGTGCGGGTCCACCAGTGGTCGGCGGGCTCGTACCTGGAGGACCAGGACCAGTGGTGGCTGCCCGGCATCTTCCGGGACGTCACGCTCCTGCACCGGCCGGCGGGCAGCGCCCTCGACTTCTTCGTGCACGCCTCGTACGAGCATGTCGAGGGGCTCGGCACCCTGCGCGTCGACTCCGACGTCGACGGCCGGGTCACCGTGCCCGAGCTGGACGTCGATGTCGAGACCGGCGAGTCGGTGACGGTCGCCGTCGAGCCGTGGACCGCGGAGACGCCCCGGCTGTACGACGGCGTGCTGGCCACCGAGGGCGAACAGGTCCCCCTGCGCATTGGCTTCCGAACGGTCGTACGCCAAGACGGTCTGATCAAGGTCAACGGCACGCCCGTCCTCTTCAAGGGCGTCAACCGGCACGAATGGCACCCCGAGCGCGGCCGCGCCCTCGACCTGGAGACCATGCGCCAAGACGTGCTGCTGATGAAACGGCACAACATCAACGCCGTCCGCACCTCGCACTACCCGCCGCACCCCGCCTTCCTCGACCTGTGCGACGAGTACGGCCTGTGGGTCATCGACGAGTGCGATCTGGAGACCCACGGCTTCACCGAGCAGGCCTGGCGCGACAACCCGGTCGACGACGATCGCTGGACCCCCGCCCTGCTCGACCGCGCGGCCCGCATGGTCGAGCGGGACAAGAACCACCCCTCGGTCGTCATCTGGTCCCTCGGCAACGAAGCCGGCACCGGACGCGGGCTCACCGCCATGGCGGAGTGGATCCGCGGCCGGGACACCTCGCGTCTGATCCACTACGAGGGTGACATCGACTGCCGTGACACGGACGTGTATTCACGGATGTACGCCGCCCACGCCGAGGTCGAGCGGATCGGCCGGGGCCTGGACGGGGGCACGCACCGGCGGCGCGACCTCCCCTTCGTCCTCTGCGAGTACGGGCATGCCATGGGCAACGGTCCCGGCGGCCTCGCCGACTACCAACGGCTCTTCGAGACGTACGGCCGGCTCCAGGGCGGCTTCATCTGGGAGTGGATCGACCACGGCATCAAGGACGAGCGGTACGGCTTCGCGTACGGCGGCGACTTCGGGGAGGAGCTGCACGACGGGAACTTCGTCTGCGACGGGCTGCTGTTCCCGGACCGGACGCCGTCGCCCGGCCTGGTCGAGTACAAGAAGGTGATCGAACCGGTTCGCATCGAGGGATGGGGGTCCCCCCTGGCCGGGCGAAGCCGAGCGCCCGGGGGAGGTGCGGACGGCACGGACGGCACGGACGGCACGGACGGCACGGACGGCACGGACGGCACGATCCGTGTGACGAACGCGTACGACTTCGCGGACCTTTCGGCGCTGGCCTTCGAGTGGTCGTACCAGGTCGACGGAGAGACCGTCGAGGCGGGCGCGCTGTCGGTGCCCGCGCTCGCTCCTGGCGAGTCGGCGGACGTGAAGCTGCCGACGCCGCCCGTGGACGGGCGGGGGGCCGAGACACAGTGGACGGTACGCGCGGTGCTGACCGCCGAGACCGCGTGGGGCCCGAAGGGGCATCAGGTGGCCTGGGCCCAATTCCCTCTCGGCAAGGGGAGTTCGGAGCGTGTCGCCCGGCCCGGCGGTCGGGTCGCCCCGTCCTGCGGTCCGGTGCCCGGCGAGCGCCGGATCACCCTCGGCCCGGCCGCCTTCGACGCCCGCACGGGTGCGCCGCGAACGATCGGCGGGGTCGACGTCACCGGGCTCCGCCTGGACGTGTGGCGCGCCCCGACCGACAACGACAACGGCGCGCACTGGCAGCCGGACGAGCGCTACGGCCCGCTCTGGCGCAGGCTGGGCCTGCACCGGATGCAACACCGCCTGGAGGCGGTGGAGTTGGACGACGACGCCCTGACCGTACGGTCCCGGGTGGCGCCCGCGGGCTGGGAGGTGGGCCTGCGGACGGCGTACCGGTGGACGTCCGACGGGACGCGGCTGAGGCTGACGGTGTCCGTGGCGCCGGAGGGCGACTGGACGCTCCCGCTGCCCAGGCTCGGCGTGCGGTTCGGGCTGTCCTCGGCGGCGGACCGGGTGCGGTGGTTCGGGGGCGGCCCCGGCGAGGCGTACCCCGACACCAGGTCGGCGTCCATGCTGGGCCGTTGGGAGTCGGCCGTGGACGACCTCCAGACCCCGTACGTCCGGCCGCAGGAGAACGGGGCGCGCGCCGACGTCCGCTGGGCGGAGATCGGCGGGCTGCGGATCGAGGGCGAGCCGGAGTTCTGGTTCACGGCACGCCGCTGGACGACCGAGCAGCTGGACGCGGCCGAGCACCTCACGGACCTGACGCCCGGTGACACCGTGTGGGTCAACCTCGACCACGGCCAGCAGGGCATCGGCTCGCAGTCGTGCGGGCCGGGCGCGCTGCCGCAGTACCACCTTCGTCCGGGCCCGGCGGAGTTCTCCTTCGTCTTCTCGGAGGCGTCTTCTCGGAGGTCCATGTCTGAACCGCGCTCGCGACGCTGATCGCGGCAGGCCTGTGCGCGGCGCTCCTGGCGGGGCGGGTGCGGGCGCCCCGCCCATCACCGGGAGCGGCAACCTGCCCGCGCCCGGCGGCAACTCAAGGGGGACGCACCACGCCCGCATCCGCCCCCACTCCCAGGAGCAGCCGTGCCCCACACAACAGCCGCCCACCGTCGTCGCGCCTCCCGTCCCCTCCCCCTCGTAGCCGTCGGCGCGCTGGTCGCCGCCGCCGTCGCCCTCCCCCAGCTCACCCCGGACGCCTTTGCCGCCACCACCCTCCGGGGCTACGCCGACGGCCGCGGCGTGCGGATCGGTGCGGCCGTCGGCGACAGCCCGTTGCGGAGCGACTCGGCGTACACCACCGCGCTGGACCGGGAGTTCAACTCCGTCACCGCCGAGAACGCGATGAAGTGGGACGCGGTGGAGCCCAGCCGGGGCGGCTTCGACTGGGCCGCCGCCGACCGGCTCGTCGCGCACGCGAGCGCACACGGCCAGGGAGTACGCGGGCACACCCTGGCCTGGTACGCACAGCTGCCGTCGTGGCTGAAGAACGGCAACTTCTCGGCCTCCGAGCTGAACACGATCCTCAAGAGCCACATCGACACCGAGGTCGGCCGCTACAAGGGCAAGGTGTACGCCTGGGACGTGGTCAACGAGACGTTCAACGAGGACGGCTCGATGCGCGGTTCGCTGTGGCAGGACAAGCTCGGGACCGGGTACATCGCGAACGCGCTGCGGTGGGCGCACGCCGCCGACCCCGCCGCCAAGCTGTACATCAACGACTACAACATCGAGGCGGACAACGCGAAGAGCGACGCCCTGTACGCGCTGGCGAAGCAACTCCTGGCGGACGGGGTGCCGTTGCACGGCATAGGGTTCCAGTCCCACTTCGTGGTCGGGCAGGTGCCGTCCACCATGAAGGCCAATCTCAAGCGCTTCTCGGACCTGGGGCTCGAGGTCTCCGTCACCGAACTCGACATCCGCATCCCCCTGCCCGCCTCCTCCGACGAACTGGCTCAGCAGTCCGCCGACTACAAGACGGCCAGCGAGAACTGCCTGGGTGTCGCGCGCTGCGCGGGCATCACCGTGTGGGGCGTCAGCGACAAGTACTCATGGATCCCGGGGACGTTCAGCGGGTACGGCGCGGCCCTCCCGTACAACGAGAGCTACGCGGCGAAGCCCGCCTACACCGGGCTGTCGAACGGACTCGATCCGACCGCGTGAGCCGCGTCCCGCCCTGGCCCGGCAGGGACGGTCCCCGGTCGGATCGCCCCTGCCCCGGGTCGCGCTGGACGCGTCGAGACCAGGGCCTCGGTCAGGTGCCGACGTAGGCCGCGAGGTGCTCGCCGGTGAGGGTGGAGCGGGCGGCGACGAGGTCGGCGGGTGTGCCCTCGAAGACGATCCGGCCGCCGTCGTGGCCCGCGCCGGGGCCGAGGTCGATGATCCAGTCGGCGTGCGCCATGACCGCCTGGTGGTGCTCGATGACGATGACCGACTTGCCGGAGTCGACGAGCCGGTCGAGCAGGCCGAGCAGCTGCTCGACGTCGGCGAGGTGCAGGCCGGTGGTCGGCTCGTCGAGTACGTAGACACCGCCCTTCTCGGCCATGTGAGTGGCCAGCTTGAGGCGCTGCCGCTCGCCGCCTGACAGCGTGGTGAGCGGCTGACCGATGGTGAGGTAGCCGAGCCCGACGTCGGCGAGCCGGCCGAGGATGCGGTGCGCGGCCGGCGTGTGCGCCTCGCCGGCGCCGAAGAACTCCTCGGCCTCGGTCACCGACATCGCGAGCACCTCGCTGATGTCGCGGCCGCCGAGGTGGTGGTCGAGGACCGCCGCCTGGAACCGCTTCCCCTCGCACTCCTCGCAGGTGCTGGCGACGCCGGCCATCATCGCCAGGTCGGTGTAGATGACGCCCGCGCCGTTGCAGGTGGGGCAGGCGCCCTCGGAGTTGGCGCTGAACAGCGCCGGCTTCACGCCGTTGGCCTTCGCGAACGCCTTGCGGATCGGGTCGAGCAGTCCGGTGTACGTCGCCGGGTTGCTCCGCCTGGAGCCGCGGATCGCGCTCTGGTCGACCGACACCACGCCCTCGCCGGCCGGGATCGACCCATGCACGAGCGAGCTCTTGCCGGAGCCGGCGACGCCGGTGACGACGGCGAGCACGCCGAGCGGGATGTCGACGTCGACACCCTTCAGGTTGTTCGCCGTCGCGCCGCGGATCTCCAGCGCGCCGGTGGGCTTGCGTACCGTCTCCTTGACGGCGGCCCGGTCGTCGAAGTGGCGGCCGGTGACGGTCCCGCCGGCCCGCAGCCCCTCGACGGTGCCCTCGAAGCAGACGGTGCCGCCCGCCGTGCCGGCGCCTGGGCCGAGGTCGACGACGTGGTCGGCGATCGCGATCGTCTCCGGCTTGTGCTCCACGACGAGCACCGTGTTGCCCTTGTCCCGCAGCCGCAGCAGCAGGTCGTTCATCCGCTGGATGTCGTGGGGGTGCAGGCCCGCGGTGGGCTCGTCGAAGACGTAGGTCGTGTCGGTGAGCGAGGAGCCGAGGTGGCGGATCATCTTGACGCGCTGCGCCTCGCCGCCCGACAGCGTGCCCGCCGGCCGGTCGAGCGAGAGGTAGCCGAGGCCGATCTCCACGAACGAGTCGAGGGTCCCCAGCAGCGCGCCGAGCAGCGGCGCAACCGACGGCTCGTCGAGGCCGCGGGCCCAGTCGGCCAGGTCGCTGATCTGCGTCGCGCAGGCGTCGGCGATGCTGAGCCCCTCGATCTTCGACGACCGGGCCCCCTCGCTGAGCCGGGTGCCGTCGCACTCGGGGCAGACGGTGAACGTCATCGCGCGCTCCACGAACGCGCGGACGTGCGGTTGCAGCGCGTCGATGTCCTTGGACAGCATCGACTTCTGGATCTTCGGGATCAGACCCTCGTACGTCAGGTTGATGCCATCGACCTTGATCTTGGTCGGCTCCTTGTGGAGGAGGTCGTGCAGTTCCTTCTTGGTGAACTTGCGGATCGGCTTGTCCGGGTCGAAGAAGCCGCAGCCGCCGAAGATGCGGCCGTACCAGCCGTCCATGCTGTAGCCGGGGATCGTGAGCGCGCCCTCGTTGAGCGACTTGGAGTCGTCGTAGAGCTGGGTGAGGTCGATGTCGGAGACCGTGCCCCGGCCTTCGCAGCGCGGACACATGCCGCCGGTGCGGTTGAAGGTGGCCTTCACCGCCTTCTTGGCACCGCGCTCGACGGTGATCGCGCCGCTCGCGCGGACCGAGGGGACGTTGAAGGCGTACGCGCTGGGCGGGCCGACGTGCGGCTGCCCGAGCCGGCTGAAGAGGATGCGCAGCATCGCGTTGGTGTCGGTGGCGGTGCCGACCGTGGAGCGGGGGTCGGCTCCCATCCGCTGCTGGTCGACGAGGATCGCGGTCGTCAGCCCCTCGAGCACGTCGACCTCGGGCCGCGCCAGCGTCGGCATGAAGCCCTGCACGAAGGCACTGTAGGTCTCGTTGATCAGCCGCTGCGACTCCGCGGCGATCGTGCCGAACACCAGCGAGCTCTTGCCCGAGCCGGAGACACCGGTGAACACCGTCAGCCGGCGCTTCGGGATCTCGATGCTGACGTCCTTGAGGTTGTTCACGCGCGCTCCGTGCACGCGGATCAGATCGTGGCTGTCGGCGACGTGCAGCACGGGCGCCTGCGTGTCCGTCCTCGTGGCCATGCTCATCGTGTCTCCATCTGTTGGGCGGGCCCGCCTTCGCGGTCTCCGTCGGCGCCGCCTCGCTCGATCCGACCGGCCTCGAGCGTACGTCCGGTTCTGCTGCGCACGGCGCTCACGCTAGCCGCGGCCAGGGGGCCCGCGCTTCTCGAATCCTGATCGGTCCGGCCGCCGCCGTCGCATCAGGTCCGACGGCTCGATGTCGCGGCGCACGATGTTCCGCCGCGCGTCTGGGTATATTAGGCAGCTACCTAGAGGCCCTAGGCTGTTGGGTGACTAGGGGGCTGAGGGCCTTGATGGCTGAATCAGGTGGAGGTGGTGGCTCATGGCTCGTGTCGGGCTGACGGTCGATCGAGTCGTGGAGGCCGCGGCCGACCTCGCGGACGAGGTCGGCTTCGAGAACGTCACCGTGTCCGCGCTGGCACGGCAGTTCGGGGTGAAGGACGCGAGCCTGTACTCGCACGTCAAGAACGTGCAGGATCTGCGCACACGGGTCGCCCTGCTGGCCGGCGAGGAGATGATCGACCGGATCGCCGCCGCGGTGGCCGGCCGCTCGGGCAAGGACGCCCTGGCCGCCTTCGCCGACGCCTACCGGGAGTACGCCCTGGAACGGCCGGGACGGTACGCGGCGACCCAGATCCGGATCGACCAGACCCTCGTCGCCTCCTCCCGCGCCTTCCACCGGACCGCCGAGATCACCTACGGCATGCTGCGCGCCTACGGCCTCGAAGAGCCCGACCTGACCGACGCCGTACGACTGCTGCGCAGCACCTTCCACGGCTACTGCGCCCTGGAGGCGGCCGGCGGATTCGGTGCGCCCCGTGACGTACTGGCGTCCTGGCAGCGGACCATCGACGCCCTCCACGCACTCCTCGAACACTGGCCCGAACAGGAGAGGGACCGTGACTGACCTGTACTACGAGGTGTGCGGCGGCGGGCCCGTGCTGCTCGTCGTCCCCGGCGGGGCCGGGCATCCGATGGGGCTCGACGGGATGACGGAGCGCCTCGCCACGCGGTTCACCGTCGTCACGTACGACCCGCTCGGCCTCGCGCACGGACGGCTCGGCGAACCCGTCGAGGACCAGCGGGCCCAGGCGTGGAGCGAGGGCGCGCGCCGGGTGCTCGACGCGGTCCTGCCGGACGGCGAGTCGGCGTACGTCTTCGGCAGCAGCTCGGGCGCCATCGCCGCACTGGACCTGCTCGCCCGCCACCCGCGGCGGCTGCGGCACGTGGTCGCGCACGAGCCGCCGGTGGTGGCGGTGCTCGACGACGCGGCCGCGCAACGGGCGATGTTCGCGGAGGTGTACGAGGTCTACCGGGCGGCGGGCCTGGAGGCGGCCGCGGCCCGACTGGGCGCCGGGCTGACGGGAACGACTCCCGGCGAACCGCCCGGCGGCGCCGCCCAACCCCCCTCCCCCGCCGACGAGTTGTCCCACCCCATGCCGCTCTTCCTCACGCGCGTCCTGCGTCAGTTCACCGCCTACGAGCCCGACGTGACCGCACTCACCGCCCTGTCCCCGCGCCTCACCCTCGGCGCCGGCGCCGACTCGCGCGGCCAATTGCTGCACCGCACGGCCTCCTTGGCCGCCGAGCTGAGCGGCAGCGGTTTCGTCGAGTTCCCCGGCGGTCACGTCGGGGCGGTCGAACACCCCGTGGAGTTCGCGGACCAGCTCGCGGAGACACTGCTTCCGGCCGGTGCCCCAGGCGTACCGCTGACCACTTAGACTGAAAGCTTCGCCGGTAGCACGTGCCGCCCTGGGGGAGGGAGCGCGCCTTGTCTCAACAACAGCTGAGACGCGGACCGTCGAGGTCCGACCCGGCGCCGGTCACGCCCGGCGGTTCGCGACCCTCGAGGTTCGTGGGCTGGCTCGGTGGCCTCGGCTGCGCGGCCGCCGGGTACGGAGTGTTCCAGTTCCTGTTCGGAGTGCTGCCCGACAGCGTCACCGGCACCCCC from Streptomyces avermitilis MA-4680 = NBRC 14893 includes the following:
- a CDS encoding carbohydrate ABC transporter permease, translated to MSTTTTRDVARPAPAKASKAGPRRGLRGTTLNFWLFTGPFLLGLVIFVYVPIGWSVWLSFFEARYTVTPSKFIGLDNYRQMLTNGAFVDALVTFTVFAAIIVPVTWALSLGLALMVHRLRFMKAFFRSVFFLPTACSFVAASLIWKMSIFSGVRFGLANTVLGWFGVENIAWLADPDPPWYWLVIVTVRLWLQAGFYMILFLAALQNIPPELYEAAAIDGAEPGWQTFRHITLPQLRATSTAVILLLLVAAYQAFDEFFNLLSKTTWGRPPLVELYYTALGENQDYGAGSAGAVVLTLLICVVTLLQGRLMGFGRGDESK
- a CDS encoding carbohydrate ABC transporter permease; amino-acid sequence: MTTVIESDKAGAVPPKKRGREGRGVLGSTGLYLATGLCALLFLVPFYLIIRNALSTDAEITGEEWQFFPTHIRWGNITELFDDPTVPFARSLWNSAVVGVLHTAGTLLVCSLAGYGLARIPYKHADKIFYAVLVTLMVPAAVTFVPSFVLVSSLGWVDSYRGLIIPGLFSGFTCFLFRQYFLGFPKELEEAARMDGLGYWGAYWRIVVPNSLNFFAAMATITFISGWNAFLWPLVIGQGEDSWTVQVALSSYMTNQTVNFHLIFMATAISILPLVLVFLFLQRWLVQGVAQTGIKG
- a CDS encoding glycoside hydrolase family 2 TIM barrel-domain containing protein, whose protein sequence is MSFRTTASPTSTEYVEDVSPGSGALPPRAWYASSDAVSLSLNGSWAFRLSPTADAQDDSFAAEGYAIEEEGEGYDAGDWTEIEVPGHWGLQGHGAPIYTNHLYPFPVDPPRVPTENPTGDHLRVFDLPADWPALSDGGCVLRFDGVESCARVWLNGTDIGEFKGSRLPHEFAVGHLLKPRGNVLAVRVHQWSAGSYLEDQDQWWLPGIFRDVTLLHRPAGSALDFFVHASYEHVEGLGTLRVDSDVDGRVTVPELDVDVETGESVTVAVEPWTAETPRLYDGVLATEGEQVPLRIGFRTVVRQDGLIKVNGTPVLFKGVNRHEWHPERGRALDLETMRQDVLLMKRHNINAVRTSHYPPHPAFLDLCDEYGLWVIDECDLETHGFTEQAWRDNPVDDDRWTPALLDRAARMVERDKNHPSVVIWSLGNEAGTGRGLTAMAEWIRGRDTSRLIHYEGDIDCRDTDVYSRMYAAHAEVERIGRGLDGGTHRRRDLPFVLCEYGHAMGNGPGGLADYQRLFETYGRLQGGFIWEWIDHGIKDERYGFAYGGDFGEELHDGNFVCDGLLFPDRTPSPGLVEYKKVIEPVRIEGWGSPLAGRSRAPGGGADGTDGTDGTDGTDGTDGTIRVTNAYDFADLSALAFEWSYQVDGETVEAGALSVPALAPGESADVKLPTPPVDGRGAETQWTVRAVLTAETAWGPKGHQVAWAQFPLGKGSSERVARPGGRVAPSCGPVPGERRITLGPAAFDARTGAPRTIGGVDVTGLRLDVWRAPTDNDNGAHWQPDERYGPLWRRLGLHRMQHRLEAVELDDDALTVRSRVAPAGWEVGLRTAYRWTSDGTRLRLTVSVAPEGDWTLPLPRLGVRFGLSSAADRVRWFGGGPGEAYPDTRSASMLGRWESAVDDLQTPYVRPQENGARADVRWAEIGGLRIEGEPEFWFTARRWTTEQLDAAEHLTDLTPGDTVWVNLDHGQQGIGSQSCGPGALPQYHLRPGPAEFSFVFSEASSRRSMSEPRSRR
- a CDS encoding endo-1,4-beta-xylanase is translated as MPHTTAAHRRRASRPLPLVAVGALVAAAVALPQLTPDAFAATTLRGYADGRGVRIGAAVGDSPLRSDSAYTTALDREFNSVTAENAMKWDAVEPSRGGFDWAAADRLVAHASAHGQGVRGHTLAWYAQLPSWLKNGNFSASELNTILKSHIDTEVGRYKGKVYAWDVVNETFNEDGSMRGSLWQDKLGTGYIANALRWAHAADPAAKLYINDYNIEADNAKSDALYALAKQLLADGVPLHGIGFQSHFVVGQVPSTMKANLKRFSDLGLEVSVTELDIRIPLPASSDELAQQSADYKTASENCLGVARCAGITVWGVSDKYSWIPGTFSGYGAALPYNESYAAKPAYTGLSNGLDPTA
- a CDS encoding ATP-binding cassette domain-containing protein, with the protein product MSMATRTDTQAPVLHVADSHDLIRVHGARVNNLKDVSIEIPKRRLTVFTGVSGSGKSSLVFGTIAAESQRLINETYSAFVQGFMPTLARPEVDVLEGLTTAILVDQQRMGADPRSTVGTATDTNAMLRILFSRLGQPHVGPPSAYAFNVPSVRASGAITVERGAKKAVKATFNRTGGMCPRCEGRGTVSDIDLTQLYDDSKSLNEGALTIPGYSMDGWYGRIFGGCGFFDPDKPIRKFTKKELHDLLHKEPTKIKVDGINLTYEGLIPKIQKSMLSKDIDALQPHVRAFVERAMTFTVCPECDGTRLSEGARSSKIEGLSIADACATQISDLADWARGLDEPSVAPLLGALLGTLDSFVEIGLGYLSLDRPAGTLSGGEAQRVKMIRHLGSSLTDTTYVFDEPTAGLHPHDIQRMNDLLLRLRDKGNTVLVVEHKPETIAIADHVVDLGPGAGTAGGTVCFEGTVEGLRAGGTVTGRHFDDRAAVKETVRKPTGALEIRGATANNLKGVDVDIPLGVLAVVTGVAGSGKSSLVHGSIPAGEGVVSVDQSAIRGSRRSNPATYTGLLDPIRKAFAKANGVKPALFSANSEGACPTCNGAGVIYTDLAMMAGVASTCEECEGKRFQAAVLDHHLGGRDISEVLAMSVTEAEEFFGAGEAHTPAAHRILGRLADVGLGYLTIGQPLTTLSGGERQRLKLATHMAEKGGVYVLDEPTTGLHLADVEQLLGLLDRLVDSGKSVIVIEHHQAVMAHADWIIDLGPGAGHDGGRIVFEGTPADLVAARSTLTGEHLAAYVGT
- a CDS encoding TetR/AcrR family transcriptional regulator, whose protein sequence is MARVGLTVDRVVEAAADLADEVGFENVTVSALARQFGVKDASLYSHVKNVQDLRTRVALLAGEEMIDRIAAAVAGRSGKDALAAFADAYREYALERPGRYAATQIRIDQTLVASSRAFHRTAEITYGMLRAYGLEEPDLTDAVRLLRSTFHGYCALEAAGGFGAPRDVLASWQRTIDALHALLEHWPEQERDRD
- a CDS encoding alpha/beta fold hydrolase; the protein is MTDLYYEVCGGGPVLLVVPGGAGHPMGLDGMTERLATRFTVVTYDPLGLAHGRLGEPVEDQRAQAWSEGARRVLDAVLPDGESAYVFGSSSGAIAALDLLARHPRRLRHVVAHEPPVVAVLDDAAAQRAMFAEVYEVYRAAGLEAAAARLGAGLTGTTPGEPPGGAAQPPSPADELSHPMPLFLTRVLRQFTAYEPDVTALTALSPRLTLGAGADSRGQLLHRTASLAAELSGSGFVEFPGGHVGAVEHPVEFADQLAETLLPAGAPGVPLTT